From Cryptomeria japonica unplaced genomic scaffold, Sugi_1.0 HiC_scaffold_28, whole genome shotgun sequence, a single genomic window includes:
- the LOC131861606 gene encoding phospholipase A1-Igamma1, chloroplastic-like produces the protein MAVFPLPQLEDNAVLLPSSQTNSTQPQLCDVWRDIQGAHNWNGLLDPMVPNLKAEALRYGNLAQLCYDAFDGKSYSKNYGTCYHSKRDLFNKMGMSESGYQVTKYVYANTNLLNQVFGEKPKDQGVWLGFIAVCTDPNEIRRLGRRDIVIAWRGTQTAEEWIEDLRDILVPTRLSYRCKRTGKNQEHHFADGVLIERGFLSCYTSTVRHRQGAAGATVNISTRDLVVSEIERLIQVYEKEMDNLSITFTGHSLGAALATLSAYDIKQMLCTKHNFHQIPVTVFAFASPRVGNLAFAKRVEEIGVKVLRFVNKRDVVPKVPGVCMNENVGCLSKLLHWLPWTYFHVGFELPLHNNSPFIQHTHNLAYFHNLELYLHLLDGYVGSKQPFSWSGRDHALVNKSCDLLREKYEIPPKWWQEQNKGLVKGPDGKWTQPSEEE, from the coding sequence ATGGCCGTATTTCCATTGCCCCAGCTTGAAGATAATGCTGTATTATTACCCAGTTCCCAAACTAACTCAACGCAGCCTCAGCTATGTGACGtatggagagatatacaaggtgcCCATAATTGGAATGGTTTGCTTGATCCCATGGTGCCCAATTTGAAAGCTGAAGCTCTCAGATATGGGAATTTGGCACAGCTTTGTTACGACGCATTTGATGGCAAAAGCTACTCCAAAAACTACGGCACATGTTATCACAGTAAAAGAGATCTGTTCAATAAGATGGGCATGTCTGAAAGTGGCTACCAAGTCACTAAATATGTTTACGCCAATACTAATCTGTTAAATCAAGTTTTTGGTGAGAAACCAAAAGACCAAGGTGTTTGGTTGGGTTTTATTGCAGTTTGCACGGATCCAAATGAGATAAGAAGGCTTGGACGACGAGACATAGTGATTGCATGGAGAGGAACTCAGACTGCTGAAGAATGGATAGAAGACCTGAGAGATATTCTTGTACCTACAAGATTATCCTATAGATGCAAGAGGACAGGCAAAAACCAAGAGCATCATTTCGCGGATGGAGTACTAATTGAGAGAGGATTCCTGAGCTGCTATACTTCAACTGTCCGTCACCGTCAAGGCGCTGCAGGAGCCACTGTGAACATCAGCACCAGAGATTTGGTAGTCTCAGAGATAGAACGATTGATTCAAGTTTATGAAAAAGAGATGGACAATTTAAGCATAACATTTACGGGACACAGCTTAGGAGCTGCTCTTGCAACCTTGAGCGCTTATGATATCAAACAAATGCTTTGCACCAAGCATAATTTTCATCAAATTCCCGTCACCGTCTTCGCTTTTGCCTCTCCCCGGGTGGGAAATCTTGCGTTTGCTAAACGGGTGGAGGAGATTGGAGTGAAAGTGCTGAGGTTTGTGAACAAGCGTGACGTGGTTCCCAAAGTGCCCGGAGTTTGTATGAACGAGAACGTGGGATGCCTCAGCAAATTGCTGCATTGGCTTCCGTGGACATACTTTCATGTTGGCTTCGAGCTTCCTTTACACAACAATTCTCCATTCATTCAGCACACCCATAATCTTGCCTACTTTCATAATTTAGAGCTTTACTTGCATTTACTGGACGGGTATGTTGGAAGTAAGCAGCCGTTTTCTTGGAGTGGAAGAGATCATGCTCTGGTTAATAAGAGCTGTGATTTATTGCGCGAGAAATATGAAATTCCTCCAAAATGGTGGCAGGAACAGAACAAGGGCCTCGTTAAAGGTCCAGATGGCAAATGGACGCAGCCATCAGAAGAGGAATAA